The sequence GACCTGCAGGGAGAGACGAACCGTAAGCTTTGTGAGACTGGAGAGAGTAGAGAGACAACTCAAGTTTAGTTAACACTTTTCTCGGGGGGAGAACGAGAACAACCGGCGCTTGCCATCCAGACCTGCGCGGGCCACGGAGAGTCCGCCGGCGAGAACAGAAaatcgggcgcggcgcgcctcgaaaAAGAGGACTAAAAGCGTCAAGAACTGCAGCGCCCTTCACAGCGGAGAATCTGAGAGACTGCGAGGCGTGGAAAGGAGGCGTAGGGCGCTGTCGATTCGATAcgtcgccgcggctttcCCAGCACTCTCTTCTGTCCTCCTTCGAGTCCCGCGCGAAATCTTTTGGCTCTGCGCGAGGCAAtaacgaaggcgaggaggacgcacgGAAGCGCCTGTTTCGAGATCTCTGGTGATTGAACGCGGAAAaaaggcgagagacagaaaatACCAACGCGAACGAGCTGCCTACGCGGCATTGTTTTTCGGCGTGCCGTAGCAAAGCAGCGCACCGCACAAGAGTGGGGAGCAGCGCCCGCGTTCCTGCTggcgtcgtctccctcgcagcgaggcggaggagggtgtctttctcgcgcgcagctcgctcgcTGGTGTGCAGAGAAAAACCACGCCGGGGCTGGGCGgacgcagcgacgacgccaaATCTGCTTCTCCGCAAAGTCCACGACACTTCAACCGCGTAACAAAAAGACAAGAAacgcctctgcagacgccgttCGGCGCAGCACACCCACGCGGGTGCGCGCGAACTACCCCTCCGCGCGGTAGACATAGAAAACGCTGCTCATCACGCAAGATagggaagacgaaggaagcgaaAATGCTGCGctgacgcgccgctcgccgcagacaggACCGGCACATCTGACAAGATGATGTCTTCCTACTCCTTGCAGGCTACTCGGCTGCAGATGCGGCTACCGCTTCCTGTTGGAGTCGCGGCGACTACAATCCGCAGCGGGCCTTCAGCGGCGAGTCTATTTGAGacttccgcagcgccgtcCCTGGCTCTCTCTGAACGTGGACGCGACAAGGGACCTTAGCAACGCTGAGGAATCCTAGTGAGTAAGAGCGAGACGCTCGGCCGCGCGtgacagagacagcagagccGGCCTTTGTGTGACAGGAGGGTTAGTCCTCCACGGGGCCTTCTCAGGGGTGACAAGGAAATGAAGGCGGCGCATAGAAGTCTGGATCTCGCGCAAAACTTATCTCAAGCTCACTACCagacagaaggcgcgcgtTGACAGACGCCCCATGAAGGTGAAACAGAGATTTGTAGGCATACATGCCTACGCTCCCCGGACCGAGAAACCAACACCGGGGCTGTTCCGCCCTGCTCGGAGGTAGCGTTGCATCGGCTGCCGGTTCTGGGACGCTTCCATTCGACAGAGAGGCAGTGCAGAAAACCCTGATACAGTCCAGCCGATGTGTGTGCTGTTTCTAGTGGAGACGcagcctctctcccttcctcgTGGAGCTTACACGTCGGCGTAGGCAAGCGCAGTTTCGAGCTACGCTCAACGCCCCAGcaaggcaggcgcagctAGCGTTTCTAAAAAAAGCACGTGAAAGCAGAACTCTCTGAGGAACACCTCTGGCCCCCCTCGCTACATTAATTGCAGAGGCTGCCTCACGCTGAATTAATCCGCCACCAGCATCGAGGCGCCTCGGTCGAGGACGACCGCCGGCTCCACGATAGCGTCGCGATTTTTCGCGGTGCTGCCTTTTCTGGAAAAGCAACTTTCTTCGTGATCTCACGACACAGAGCAGCGGGACCGAAAAACGTGGCTATCACGCAGCGGAGTCTTTTGACGCGGCCCTGCGGACCGCTGCTgtgacccccccccccccccctcccctttTGATGGTCGCGGAAGCCGGTCGAACCGCCTACGAAGGCCCCAATGGAAGAGTCCTGGGCATACACTAAAGTCTTGTTCCAGGTCGAACACTGGAAGCCACCCACTGCCCTCCGCAATCTCCTCTCCTCTATTCCGCATTTCCGCCTTAcatttttcctcttctctgcatcGGTTCTTGTATTTTCCCATGCTAATCTCCTGCACATTCCGTTTGTGCGCTTTTGATGCATGTGGCATTCCATGACTCCCGTTTTAAGCGAGCAGAAGCTCGTTTCCTGTTCCTTTCAAGACGCAACCAGCAGCCCGCCGGTGGCGTGCTGCAGACCTAAGGATTAGCCCTGGAGAGCAAAGCACATTATTTAATTACTCTAGcacgtcgtcttcgcctgccttccTGCGCCCGATTGCAGGCTGTTTGAGACGACCGAGAAATTCACGATCTCCTAACGTCCTTCACTGTGGCGGTGATGACGTTtcgtcgtccttctctcCTGTGTCTCCCATTGCTTGCTTGTTGTTCCCCTTCCTCCAAATCAACTTCGGGACGCTCCGAAGAGTCGCTGGCATCCTCCTGAAGCTCCACGACGCCCTTCACCGCTTGCCGGCACGTCGGGCACCTTCCGTTTCTGAAGTCAACACGAGCGAAATCGGGAAGGGAACACTGCCAAAACGTCAGGGGGCAAAAACTACCAGCTGCGGGGGCCTGTCAACAAACGTCTTCCAAAGAGGACGGACAGTACCAACTTTAGTCCCTCTTCtgatcgcggatcatttgtacagagacgatagctacttataatgtgataataacgatacatggcagcagcgcccgcagcaaCTTCACTCCGGTGGATTCTACGCGGCCCTGcgcaaacatatatatatatatatatgtaaccAACGACACACAACCGATGAAACATGCACGTGCAGGGGCATGCTGGTAGGACACGTGGGCTATTTATAAACCACCGTAGAGGAATCCTCAGTTTTTACACGAATCAAATCTGCACAGACAGGAGCATGAGATGCCGGGTACTACGACGGTGCTTAGACAAAGTGCAAGCGTTTTTTCTGCACACGGAAGATTCGATATACCGTATGTGAGCGGAGGACCGCCTGCGCGTGAGTCACGCCTCTTTTTTGTGTAAGTATGTCAGTGGCTCGCCTTCTCACCTGTGAAAACACGTCTgggcgcagcggaagcaAAGGCCTCCATGGCCACAATACAAGAGGACCGCGTTGGGGTGCTGCACCACAAAAGAAAACACGCGCCACCAGCGGCCCAGACCCGCGCGACAAATGAAGGGAAGCACGGTGTCTCCGTCGACTGAGTGGAGCCCCGAGGGCTCGctggcagaggcgcgagcggaaggTGATGGCGGCGAGCTTCGCTTAACTTCGGGGGCCATCCAGACGCCTCGCGAACCAAACAAGGCAAGGGAGAACGCAAGCTTGCGCAAGCCTAGCGAGACGCAGATGTAGCCCTACATTCTCGAGCGGCTAGACGACGAGTTCACGCCCAACAAGCTATCCTTGTTTTCGTTCGGTAGTCTCATTAGCCTTGTGTCGATCTCATCCTCTACAGCACGTTGTTCCTCCCAGACGGTTAGACGAAACTTCAACTGAAGCAACTTGAGTAATCGGAGGCGATGCATTTCTGTGTTTCGCAAATCCACACCTTCCGTCGAAACAGTCCACTTACGTTCTGGTAGCAGATGATGCAagagtcgccttcttcgctctgcCCCCCTTCCACAGGGCCGGCGTGAGAAAGGCCCTCGGGCGCGGCTACTGCTCTGTCTCCATTTGCTCCGCGTGCTTCCTGAGCCTCCGGGGCTCCCGCCCCTGGCCTGCGTTGCAAGGGAAGCTCACCGCTATTACTTTCGgttcgcgcctctgccgctgaGCCGTGCGGGCTCAAGTGATCCAACCGAGACACCCATCTccgagacgcagccgcgcgcgggcctctaTCCGCCCCGGAGGCTCGCCCGGGCGTCGCTGCGTAGGCGCATGAAGCGGCTATGTTGGCATCTCCATCAGAGCCGCACtcttccccttctctctcAGCGTCAtcttcgcgtcttccggTGTCGCGCATACgcgccccgcctccgctcaTTGTCTCCGTTCTTGCAACCTCATCTCGCTCCTGAGGCGTCGCGGGAACCCCATCGGCTGTGTCTCTGAGCATCCAGGAAGCTTCTGTGCCCCCGGCTGCGTCCATTCCTAGGTTTCCTCCTTCCGCTTCAAACGCCGCCGACCGAAAGGCCCCAGGGCCTTTCGGTCGGAGGGGTGCGACTTCCCCAGGGCCGTCGCACCCCTCGAGGTGGAGCAGTTGGCTGGTCGCGTCTTCAAAAGatatctctctctcgtcgggCGGTGTAGACGAACGGTCTTCTTCAGTCCCTTGCGAGGCACTCATCCGCTCGCGCGACACATCGGCTCTCGTCGAGAACGGCCAACGAGGTCTGCTGTGCAGCAAAGGAGGAGGACACCGGGAAGAGCTCCCCGAAGACGGGGGCGGTGCGGCCTCATCCAGGCAAGTgcgagaggacgcaggcgctTCAGCCTGCTCTGGCTGCTGTTCGCGCTGTCCTGCGCCACCGTCGGGCGTTCCTGAACGCCCGGCGGTGGCTGCGCTGACCCGGAGCGCTGCAGAAAGGGCGCCTGTTTCAGCTTCGTTGTCgtcccctgcgccgccgctccgcccTGTAGTCTGCTGCGCTTCACAAACCCCTTGTTGGGCATACTTGTGCTCCGAACAGCcagccgcctcggccgcTGTGTCCCCCCCCTCTCGGGCTCTATCGGTCTCCTCCGTTGCACGAGGTTTTGAGTCGGGGACGCTCCTGGCGAGTTGCCCTCCTGGCGtgcgccccccccctgcccgcAGAGCATTCCTTTCTGCGCTCTCGTCTTTTCTTCGCCACCGTCCACCCCAGGCACATCATCAGGGCCACTGCAGTCAAAACCGCTCTCGCACCCTGCCCTCTGCAGGTCGACCGCCACGGCATAGACATTTCCAccagcgcctctgcaggcatGGCTactttccttttcctcgctgcctcctctcggcgtctgGCACGCGTCTACGGGGTCCCCCGTCGGCACAGCGCGACTCCGCTCTGCAGGCTTGCCAGCTGTTTCTCCGCCGACCCTGTCGCCCCTGGGGTCGTGCGCATAGCCCCCCTTTCCGCCTTGTCCCTGCGGCGCAAACGCGTCCCGAAGCAAAGAGACGCGCTCGACGGGGCCTGcctcgggcggcgccgcgctaTGAAGGATGCGGTAAAAGTGGTGGCCGACCTTCTCAAGCGTCACTCGCATGTCGCGACTGAGCGGCGGgggtgtctccgcgtctgaGCGGCAGGAGCCTGCgcccctcgcggccgccaacAAGGGACTGTGGGGCGAGGGCCCCGCTGTCGCCGACCAATCCGACAGGAACGGGGAATGAGGCGGAGACCTCAGCTCCGTGTGGGAAGccacgaggaagacgaaacaGAAGCCAGCTAGGATCTGCGCAAGCAGCAAGGCAAAAAGCAGGGGGACTGCCCAGTACGTCGCGGTGACCGTCGCCGGGTCCACTGCGCCTTCAGCCTCTGAGAACAGCGTGGAGACGGATGACGCCGCTGTCGGGTACACGGACGGGCGGAAATCCGTCCTGAAGGGGCTGTTTACACCATGCTTTCTCGCCGGagcaaagagaaaaaaagctaacaaagagaggaggcctggcgcccgcgcgggcgaggtcGGCGTCGGGGGGGCGCCCCGGGGGTTGGCCTCGGCcccgagaggcggcgggaagAAATGGGAGGCGTCGAAAAAAAGCCTCGCGTTTCTTTGGTcgaggaagcgagcgaggaagacaacGAAGAtaaagaaggagaaagacagATGCAGAAGGAGGTTTACCGCGAGCCGAAGCAGCGTGTCTTGCCGCAGAGCCGGATCGGTGAGCACCATATACCAGAGCAGAAGCGTGAGAGCGAGGAATGCGATACACACAGCAAAGACGGGGTAGAggagcgacgaggacgaccatggagaaggagcgagagaggacagaACGACGTTCAGACTCGTCAGAAAGACGACTAGGTCGAGCACGTGGAGCCGCACCCACGTGTACCCGTCCTGAGCGCGAGTATTGAGGAGGACGCCCCCACCGTAGGCGGCGAaagcagggagaggaaggacagagagggcgagcacctcgaggaggacgagggagagcgtcagcgaaaagagaaggcgaaagaggAATGAGAAGACAAGCAGATACCGGACCCGCAGCTCCGAGGTCAGCAGCCACGCCTGCCCCAGGTAGAGACGCCGAATGCTCAGAATCAAAACAGATGCAtcgaagagacagagcggCAGGGGCAGCGTCGCCCATACTTGTTTTTCTACGTCAAGGACGGCGAAGCACCATGCAAGAATGGCCGTCAACAGCACACTGCCGGACTCAAACAGAACCCCACTGCACATCCAGCCAATCTGCCACATGTGTGAGCCGCGATACTCGTCACTCGGAAGCAGAAGGGAGGGACGAAACATCGTGGGAGCCCGGAGACCAGCTTGGAAGGGAAGGCAGAGGAAAAGGCACCGGACGGCGTCTCGGTGCTTCGAGTCATGCCGAAAGCTCTACACAGAAAGCAGGCGTTCTACAGTCGCCGCAACATCGCTCGCCATCGCCCTTGCTGCAGCATTCGCTTCATCTCACATCCGCCGGAACCTCGgacgcggccttcgcgaCTTTGTTCGTTTCACCGCATCGGCAGACGCAAACGCCGTTTGGCATTCATCGACACATTTACGCACAGAAGGGGCGCCGCAGATCCGCAAAGTGCGCTCGATGTTTCCTCGGCACACTCAGCAGCATTGATGTGCATGCTTCCAACAGGCGAATTCAGGTAAAAGCAGATCGAAGAAGCAACACAGACCACAGCTACTTGCCTAAAAGGAAAGaggcctgccgcagcgaacgccgccagccgcgatgtctgtctctccctcgaaCCCCCTCGACAACGTCCCGTTCAGACACGGTCGAGAACGCCAGATGCaacagagagacgagaagagcAAATAGAGCTTCTTACACACCCCCTTGGCTcattctctgtctctctgtgtctcttgTCTGAGTGTCTCTTGTCTCCGTGTCTTCGTCCGATGAGCTCTGCTCgtctctgctcgcgcgccgagacACCCAACAGACATCGACGCGGTCTGCGAAGCGACTCCTGGCACGCGAACCGCACACTCCACGCGCGGAATCGAGTGCTGGAAATACCTTTGCTGTCCTCTCTACATCTTTTCAGAAGAATCGAGTTGGAAACGGTAAGGCGGCTCCCGATGACACAACGGAAAACCGCGTCCTTCTGCCCGGTGGCGGCACCCCATGCAAACGACAGCACCTGCTCTTCACTCAAACCGCCGCGATGGGTTCGTCACCCAGAAATAGATAAGTGACTTTATTTGGAACTTGAAAAGAACGAGGAGAAATATACACCAATCAACTCTAAAGTTTGCAGGGGGGTGTTGTGAGAGGTCCAGCCAACCTGCCCTCTCTTGCGGCAGTGAACTTTCCGTGTTCTGCCCAGC is a genomic window of Besnoitia besnoiti strain Bb-Ger1 chromosome IV, whole genome shotgun sequence containing:
- a CDS encoding zinc finger, C3HC4 type (RING finger) domain-containing protein (encoded by transcript BESB_056710) — its product is MFRPSLLLPSDEYRGSHMWQIGWMCSGVLFESGSVLLTAILAWCFAVLDVEKQVWATLPLPLCLFDASVLILSIRRLYLGQAWLLTSELRVRYLLVFSFLFRLLFSLTLSLVLLEVLALSVLPLPAFAAYGGGVLLNTRAQDGYTWVRLHVLDLVVFLTSLNVVLSSLAPSPWSSSSLLYPVFAVCIAFLALTLLLWYMVLTDPALRQDTLLRLAVNLLLHLSFSFFIFVVFLARFLDQRNARLFFDASHFFPPPLGAEANPRGAPPTPTSPARAPGLLSLLAFFLFAPARKHGVNSPFRTDFRPSVYPTAASSVSTLFSEAEGAVDPATVTATYWAVPLLFALLLAQILAGFCFVFLVASHTELRSPPHSPFLSDWSATAGPSPHSPLLAAARGAGSCRSDAETPPPLSRDMRVTLEKVGHHFYRILHSAAPPEAGPVERVSLLRDAFAPQGQGGKGGYAHDPRGDRVGGETAGKPAERSRAVPTGDPVDACQTPRGGSEEKESSHACRGAGGNVYAVAVDLQRAGCESGFDCSGPDDVPGVDGGEEKTRAQKGMLCGQGGGARQEGNSPGASPTQNLVQRRRPIEPERGGTQRPRRLAVRSTSMPNKGFVKRSRLQGGAAAQGTTTKLKQAPFLQRSGPRWPFSTRADVSRERMSASQGTEEDRSSTPPDEREISFEDATSQLLHLEGCDGPGEVAPLRPKGPGAFRSAAFEAEGGNLGMDAAGGTEASWMLRDTADGVPATPQERDEVARTETMSGGGARMRDTGRREDDAEREGEECGSDGDANIAASCAYAATPGRASGADRGPRAAASRRWVSRLDHLSPHGSAAEARTESNSGELPLQRRPGAGAPEAQEARGANGDRAVAAPEGLSHAGPVEGGQSEEGDSCIICYQNHPNAVLLYCGHGGLCFRCAQTCFHRNGRCPTCRQAVKGVVELQEDASDSSERPEVDLEEGEQQASNGRHRREGRRNVITATVKDVRRS